Proteins encoded in a region of the Candidatus Nanosynbacter sp. HMT-352 genome:
- a CDS encoding Fur family transcriptional regulator, whose protein sequence is MLNEIFERHNLRLTKPRQQVFDILRNSDVPLTVGDIAKNCKNINRASIYRTLLMFDTLNIINTITIGWKNYYELAEPFIPHHHHLYCINCQNAEPIQLQELEKLIDLIGKKHNFIVTKHHFELEGICEKCRHIIENK, encoded by the coding sequence ATGTTAAATGAAATATTTGAACGCCACAATCTTCGCCTGACAAAACCCCGTCAGCAAGTATTTGACATCCTACGAAATTCAGATGTGCCTCTTACGGTCGGCGATATTGCGAAAAACTGCAAAAACATTAACCGTGCCAGCATTTACCGCACGCTACTAATGTTCGATACTCTGAACATTATAAACACTATAACTATTGGTTGGAAGAATTATTACGAGTTAGCAGAACCTTTTATACCGCATCATCACCATCTATACTGCATCAATTGTCAAAATGCCGAACCTATACAATTACAAGAGCTCGAAAAACTCATAGATCTCATTGGTAAAAAACATAATTTCATAGTCACAAAACACCACTTTGAGCTGGAAGGTATTTGCGAAAAGTGCCGACATATTATAGAAAATAAATAA
- a CDS encoding TIGR03943 family putative permease subunit yields MYANLTKSIGGIIICVYILLLAWRDQLGFYIHPRYHTFAVVISVIGVILLLIDIMLQLKNKPAKDKSRISLKKITPISYFAAIILSVGYILPPKPLSPSSLAQKESPVIIDPESRCETPQPKENSSTISINRWKTAINSCKEAAYFNGKNITITGFVSNDLLKNYGYNYFNIARYVISCCTVDSVPMKILVEKNFSTDYPDGTWLIVKGKLSQKIVNSQAEYVITDAHITKINQPKYPYELLGL; encoded by the coding sequence ATGTACGCTAATCTTACCAAATCAATTGGCGGAATTATCATTTGTGTATATATTTTGCTATTAGCTTGGCGTGACCAACTCGGCTTTTACATTCATCCACGCTATCACACATTCGCGGTCGTAATTAGCGTAATCGGCGTTATACTTTTGCTTATTGATATAATGTTGCAATTAAAAAATAAACCCGCAAAAGACAAATCTAGAATTAGCTTGAAAAAAATTACTCCGATATCTTATTTTGCAGCAATTATACTCTCAGTCGGATATATATTGCCACCAAAACCACTTTCTCCAAGCAGCCTCGCGCAAAAAGAAAGCCCTGTAATTATTGATCCCGAAAGTCGTTGCGAAACACCTCAGCCGAAAGAGAACTCTTCTACAATCTCAATAAACCGCTGGAAAACCGCCATAAATTCCTGTAAAGAAGCCGCTTATTTTAACGGTAAAAATATCACCATTACTGGCTTCGTTTCAAATGATCTATTAAAAAACTACGGCTATAATTACTTCAATATTGCCAGATACGTTATAAGTTGCTGCACTGTTGACAGCGTGCCTATGAAAATCCTGGTCGAGAAAAACTTTTCGACAGACTACCCAGATGGAACATGGCTAATCGTCAAGGGTAAATTGTCGCAAAAAATCGTTAATAGTCAAGCTGAATACGTCATAACCGACGCGCATATCACAAAAATCAACCAGCCCAAATATCCTTATGAATTACTCGGACTGTAG